One genomic segment of Coffea arabica cultivar ET-39 chromosome 6e, Coffea Arabica ET-39 HiFi, whole genome shotgun sequence includes these proteins:
- the LOC113697478 gene encoding probable RNA-dependent RNA polymerase 5 isoform X2: MGDYHPRQPTALHHAPATSKAAIMASSPQTQLRGSVSLSEPVERMIEQICIEKQQPPPDHYARQRLFDIGEEKAYEIVRRIYYSKQPIRTDLSRYITWFADSPQSPIRQSSSPPSPRTPPPQLHACSSPPKRALHFPPPPPTCFSQCDESPCSPMSKQNMSSPLPHPESASPSQTTHKSMFCCEPGVEESTSTQDIGYHFKVLNESSYQLTVLSQLEFRKFFLLYSYIGRSKLEEVITTDNANKILEMKNLPMGVYESCIWDMCGKQLCAPSDRIEVIDWDSGKTHFYYCHVYQDGSYCFKGPYLKTIRTHLQRALGDDNVLIVRFVDNGKCNSDRIIEDGIIVGLRRYRFFAFKDECKDAKKKKKGLEKNETPLSAFPKCYFVRFDSIATSSTDEPYLLSSLEVNEARRLFMDVNMVSSMAKYIARFSLILSKTIKLPVDLSSVVIDTIQDTECHDGNNQPIKDDNGGPLIHTDGTGFISEDLALKCPQDFGRAKYIKDKDFQFHNFVGFVDAPFEVRGTEAGNRDPPLLMQCRLFSQGLAVKGTLLVNKTLKAGTIQIRPSMIKVRKGRKGPIGQTFDSLEIVAVSHRPRRCHLSKYLIALLSYGGVPRTFFVDLVTSVLEETNAVFTDKRAAFKVALNQEGFYDTGGALRLLLAGIPLNEPHLQKRLSELANNERTLLKEGKIPISESFYLMGTADPTPTGLLKENEVCVVLDNGQVSGKVLVYRNPGLHFGDVHVLEAVYVPELEDIIGNAKYGIFFSTKGRRSVASEIANGDFDGDMYWVSRNPQLLKYFRASPPWTRVYPSPRAESKNPNAYSAEQLEHELFRHFLKKPSYNMAVAADSWLAFMDRLLILGDDNAKEKDALKENMLKLIDIYYDALDAPKCGTKVSSVDTNLFCNCHSNFCGRVCHGYFLDSFLA, translated from the exons ATGGGAGATTATCATCCTCGTCAGCCCACCGCTTTGCACCACGCACCCGCTACCTCCAAGGCAGCAATAATGGCATCTTCTCCTCAAACTCAACTTCGAGGGTCGGTTTCACTTTCAGAACCAGTGGAAAGAATGATCGAGCAAATCTGCATAGAAAAGCAGCAGCCACCACCTGATCATTATGCTCGCCAGAGGCTTTTTGATATTGGCGAAGAAAAAGCTTACGAAATTGTGAGGAGGATATATTACTCCAAGCAGCCCATCCGGACTGATCTCAGTCGCTACATTACCTGGTTCGCCGACAGCCCTCAAAGTCCCATTCGCCAGTCCtcttctcctccctccccgCGCACGCCGCCACCCCAACTTCACGCCTGCTCTTCCCCTCCTAAGCGTGCTCTGCATTTTCCTCCGCCTCCTCCCACTTGTTTTTCCCAAT GTGATGAAAGCCCTTGTTCTCCGATGTCAAAGCAGAATATGAGCTCTCCCTTACCGCATCCTGAGAGTGCAAGCCCTTCACAGACTACTCACAAGTCAATGTTTTGTTGTGAACCTGGCGTTGAAGAGAGCACAAGCACCCAGGATATCGGTTATCATTTTAAAGTCCTCAATGAAAGCAGCTACCAGTTGACGGTCCTTAGTCAACTTGAGTTCAGAAAGTTCTTTCTATTGTACTCTTACATTGGGAG GAGCAAGTTGGAAGAGGTTATAACTACCGACAATGCCAATAAGATTTTAGAAATGAAAAATCTCCCAATGGGGGTTTACGAGTCTTGCATTTGGGATATGTGTGGAAAACAGTTATGTGCTCCGTCAGATAGAATAGAG GTCATCGATTGGGACTCTGGGAAGACGCATTTTTACTATTGTCACGTTTATCAAGATGGAAGTTATTGTTTCAAG GGACCTTACTTAAAGACCATAAGAACTCACCTTCAAAGAGCGTTAGGAGATGACAACGTGTTGATTGTCAGGTTTGTTGATAATGGCAAATGTAATTCTGACAGGATCATTGAGGATGGGATTATTGTTGGTTTGAGGCGCTACCGCTTTTTCG CTTTTAAAGATGAATGCAAAGAtgccaagaagaaaaaaaaaggattggaGAAGAATGAAACTCCTCTTTCTGCTTTTCCCAAGTGCTACTTCGTTCGATTTGACTCTATTGCTACTTCTAGCACTGATGAGCCATACCTTTTATCTTCACTGGAAGTAAATGAAGCAAGGCGCCTATTTATGGATGTGAACATGGTTTCTAGCATGGCAAAATACATAGCAAG GTTTTCCCTGATCTTGTCAAAGACGATAAAACTTCCAGTGGATCTTTCTTCTGTTGTCATTGATACAATTCAAGATACAGAATGCCAT GATGGGAATAATCAACCTATCAAAGATGATAATGGAGGACCTCTTATACATACAGATGGAACTGGTTTTATCTCCGAAGATTTAGCACTGAAGTGTCCGCAAGATTTTGGTAGAGCAAAATACATAAAGGACAAGGATTTTCAG TTTCACAATTTTGTCGGATTCGTGGATGCGCCATTTGAAGTGAGAGGTACAGAAGCTGGGAATAGGGACCCG CCTCTGTTGATGCAGTGTCGTCTCTTCAGTCAAGGTCTTGCTGTTAAGGGAACTCTTCTTGTAAATAAAACG CTTAAAGCAGGAACCATTCAGATTAGGCCCTCCATGATAAAGGTTCGGAAAGGTAGAAAAGGTCCCATTGGGCAAACATTTGACTCGCTGGAAATTGTTGCAGTCAG TCATAGACCGAGGAGGTGTCATCTATCAAAGTATTTGATTGCTCTTTTGAGCTACGGAGGCGTTCCCAGGACGTTTTTTGTGGATCTAGTGACAAGTGTGTTGGAAGAGACAAATGCTGTCTTCACAGATAAGCGTGCTGCATTCAAAG TTGCACTAAATCAAGAAGGTTTTTATGATACTGGCGGTGCTCTAAGACTGTTGTTAGCTGGAATCCCTCTTAATGAGCCTCATTTACAAAAACGTCTATCTGAGTTGGCAAATAATGAAAGAACCCTATTGAAAGAAGGAAAGATCCCTATTAGTGAAAGCTTTTACTTGATGGGAACGGCTGATCCTACTCCTACAGGCttgttgaaagaaaatgaagtttgTGTGGTCCT GGATAATGGTCAGGTATCTGGGAAGGTTTTAGTTTACAGGAATCCAGGTCTGCATTTTGGGGATGTCCATGTCCTTGAAGCGGTTTATGTGCCGGAGCTGGAGGATATAATTGGCAATGCCAAATATGGTATATTCTTCTCCACGAAAGGTCGGAGATCTGTTGCTTCTGAAATTGCAAATGGAGACTTTGATGGTGACATGTATTGGGTTTCTAGAAATCCTCAG CTCTTAAAGTACTTCAGAGCAAGTCCACCATGGACGCGTGTTTATCCAAGTCCGCGAGCAGAGAGTAAGAATCCAAATGCATATTCAGCTGAACAATTGGAGCATGAGCTTTTTCGACATTTTCTAAAGAAGCCAAG
- the LOC113697478 gene encoding probable RNA-dependent RNA polymerase 5 isoform X1, whose product MGDYHPRQPTALHHAPATSKAAIMASSPQTQLRGSVSLSEPVERMIEQICIEKQQPPPDHYARQRLFDIGEEKAYEIVRRIYYSKQPIRTDLSRYITWFADSPQSPIRQSSSPPSPRTPPPQLHACSSPPKRALHFPPPPPTCFSQCDESPCSPMSKQNMSSPLPHPESASPSQTTHKSMFCCEPGVEESTSTQDIGYHFKVLNESSYQLTVLSQLEFRKFFLLYSYIGRSKLEEVITTDNANKILEMKNLPMGVYESCIWDMCGKQLCAPSDRIEVIDWDSGKTHFYYCHVYQDGSYCFKGPYLKTIRTHLQRALGDDNVLIVRFVDNGKCNSDRIIEDGIIVGLRRYRFFAFKDECKDAKKKKKGLEKNETPLSAFPKCYFVRFDSIATSSTDEPYLLSSLEVNEARRLFMDVNMVSSMAKYIARFSLILSKTIKLPVDLSSVVIDTIQDTECHDGNNQPIKDDNGGPLIHTDGTGFISEDLALKCPQDFGRAKYIKDKDFQKFHNFVGFVDAPFEVRGTEAGNRDPPLLMQCRLFSQGLAVKGTLLVNKTLKAGTIQIRPSMIKVRKGRKGPIGQTFDSLEIVAVSHRPRRCHLSKYLIALLSYGGVPRTFFVDLVTSVLEETNAVFTDKRAAFKVALNQEGFYDTGGALRLLLAGIPLNEPHLQKRLSELANNERTLLKEGKIPISESFYLMGTADPTPTGLLKENEVCVVLDNGQVSGKVLVYRNPGLHFGDVHVLEAVYVPELEDIIGNAKYGIFFSTKGRRSVASEIANGDFDGDMYWVSRNPQLLKYFRASPPWTRVYPSPRAESKNPNAYSAEQLEHELFRHFLKKPSYNMAVAADSWLAFMDRLLILGDDNAKEKDALKENMLKLIDIYYDALDAPKCGTKVSSVDTNLFCNCHSNFCGRVCHGYFLDSFLA is encoded by the exons ATGGGAGATTATCATCCTCGTCAGCCCACCGCTTTGCACCACGCACCCGCTACCTCCAAGGCAGCAATAATGGCATCTTCTCCTCAAACTCAACTTCGAGGGTCGGTTTCACTTTCAGAACCAGTGGAAAGAATGATCGAGCAAATCTGCATAGAAAAGCAGCAGCCACCACCTGATCATTATGCTCGCCAGAGGCTTTTTGATATTGGCGAAGAAAAAGCTTACGAAATTGTGAGGAGGATATATTACTCCAAGCAGCCCATCCGGACTGATCTCAGTCGCTACATTACCTGGTTCGCCGACAGCCCTCAAAGTCCCATTCGCCAGTCCtcttctcctccctccccgCGCACGCCGCCACCCCAACTTCACGCCTGCTCTTCCCCTCCTAAGCGTGCTCTGCATTTTCCTCCGCCTCCTCCCACTTGTTTTTCCCAAT GTGATGAAAGCCCTTGTTCTCCGATGTCAAAGCAGAATATGAGCTCTCCCTTACCGCATCCTGAGAGTGCAAGCCCTTCACAGACTACTCACAAGTCAATGTTTTGTTGTGAACCTGGCGTTGAAGAGAGCACAAGCACCCAGGATATCGGTTATCATTTTAAAGTCCTCAATGAAAGCAGCTACCAGTTGACGGTCCTTAGTCAACTTGAGTTCAGAAAGTTCTTTCTATTGTACTCTTACATTGGGAG GAGCAAGTTGGAAGAGGTTATAACTACCGACAATGCCAATAAGATTTTAGAAATGAAAAATCTCCCAATGGGGGTTTACGAGTCTTGCATTTGGGATATGTGTGGAAAACAGTTATGTGCTCCGTCAGATAGAATAGAG GTCATCGATTGGGACTCTGGGAAGACGCATTTTTACTATTGTCACGTTTATCAAGATGGAAGTTATTGTTTCAAG GGACCTTACTTAAAGACCATAAGAACTCACCTTCAAAGAGCGTTAGGAGATGACAACGTGTTGATTGTCAGGTTTGTTGATAATGGCAAATGTAATTCTGACAGGATCATTGAGGATGGGATTATTGTTGGTTTGAGGCGCTACCGCTTTTTCG CTTTTAAAGATGAATGCAAAGAtgccaagaagaaaaaaaaaggattggaGAAGAATGAAACTCCTCTTTCTGCTTTTCCCAAGTGCTACTTCGTTCGATTTGACTCTATTGCTACTTCTAGCACTGATGAGCCATACCTTTTATCTTCACTGGAAGTAAATGAAGCAAGGCGCCTATTTATGGATGTGAACATGGTTTCTAGCATGGCAAAATACATAGCAAG GTTTTCCCTGATCTTGTCAAAGACGATAAAACTTCCAGTGGATCTTTCTTCTGTTGTCATTGATACAATTCAAGATACAGAATGCCAT GATGGGAATAATCAACCTATCAAAGATGATAATGGAGGACCTCTTATACATACAGATGGAACTGGTTTTATCTCCGAAGATTTAGCACTGAAGTGTCCGCAAGATTTTGGTAGAGCAAAATACATAAAGGACAAGGATTTTCAG AAGTTTCACAATTTTGTCGGATTCGTGGATGCGCCATTTGAAGTGAGAGGTACAGAAGCTGGGAATAGGGACCCG CCTCTGTTGATGCAGTGTCGTCTCTTCAGTCAAGGTCTTGCTGTTAAGGGAACTCTTCTTGTAAATAAAACG CTTAAAGCAGGAACCATTCAGATTAGGCCCTCCATGATAAAGGTTCGGAAAGGTAGAAAAGGTCCCATTGGGCAAACATTTGACTCGCTGGAAATTGTTGCAGTCAG TCATAGACCGAGGAGGTGTCATCTATCAAAGTATTTGATTGCTCTTTTGAGCTACGGAGGCGTTCCCAGGACGTTTTTTGTGGATCTAGTGACAAGTGTGTTGGAAGAGACAAATGCTGTCTTCACAGATAAGCGTGCTGCATTCAAAG TTGCACTAAATCAAGAAGGTTTTTATGATACTGGCGGTGCTCTAAGACTGTTGTTAGCTGGAATCCCTCTTAATGAGCCTCATTTACAAAAACGTCTATCTGAGTTGGCAAATAATGAAAGAACCCTATTGAAAGAAGGAAAGATCCCTATTAGTGAAAGCTTTTACTTGATGGGAACGGCTGATCCTACTCCTACAGGCttgttgaaagaaaatgaagtttgTGTGGTCCT GGATAATGGTCAGGTATCTGGGAAGGTTTTAGTTTACAGGAATCCAGGTCTGCATTTTGGGGATGTCCATGTCCTTGAAGCGGTTTATGTGCCGGAGCTGGAGGATATAATTGGCAATGCCAAATATGGTATATTCTTCTCCACGAAAGGTCGGAGATCTGTTGCTTCTGAAATTGCAAATGGAGACTTTGATGGTGACATGTATTGGGTTTCTAGAAATCCTCAG CTCTTAAAGTACTTCAGAGCAAGTCCACCATGGACGCGTGTTTATCCAAGTCCGCGAGCAGAGAGTAAGAATCCAAATGCATATTCAGCTGAACAATTGGAGCATGAGCTTTTTCGACATTTTCTAAAGAAGCCAAG